In Solanum pennellii chromosome 7, SPENNV200, the following are encoded in one genomic region:
- the LOC107024830 gene encoding zinc finger BED domain-containing protein RICESLEEPER 2-like yields the protein MANEIIKCLRDWGLDKIFTITVDNASSNDVTVKELSKMFTKRGINFMNGEHLHVRCMTHILNLIVQDGLKVSVVSIERVRKAVKYIRLSPARCKRFQECCEDVDINCKKSLSLDVSTRWNSTYLMLNRAIEFENAISSYSAHDIGLLHYLQFVEDEDGKDENGSAVGALLSDDWDNVRKIANFLQIFHDLTREVSGSHYVTTNSHFLKICEVSCYLKQLISSEDDSDDLLGKIASNMREKFDKYWGTPKKMNKMIFISCVLDPRHKFISVDFALQMMFGKEAPILEKGVRDYMELLFGEYVKSLSKDKGSQHSSSLSSSSSENSSSLLSSSGSVVQSIGSLGTFMGDLMKHKAENTTTVKTELQKYLAEENEVESKNFNILSWWKINSPRFPVLAEMARDVLAIPISSVASECAFSTGGRILDSFRSSLTPKLVQTLVCLQDWIRSESKPISVEEDIDVLEQLEQDLANTSILDD from the exons ATGGCTAATGAGATTATTAAGTGCTTGCGTGATTGGGGCttagataaaatatttaccatcaCAGTCGATAACGCTAGTTCGAATGACGTGACTGTGAAAGAGTTGTCTAAGATGTTCACTAAACGGGGGATCAATTTCATGAATGGAGAACACCTTCATGTGAGGTGTATGACGCATATTCTAAATCTTATTGTTCAAGATGGTTTGAAGGTGTCTGTTGTTTCTATTGAACGGGTTAGAAAAGCAGTTAAATACATAAGGTTGTCTCCTGCAAGGTGTAAAAGGTTCCAAGAATGTTGTGAAGATGTTGATATTAATTGTAAGAAATCTTTAAGTTTGGATGTTTCTACAAGATGGAACTCCACATACTTGATGTTAAATAGAGCTATTGAGTTTGAAAATGCAATTTCCAGCTATTCTGCTCATGATATTGGCTTGTTACATTACCTTCAGTTTGTTGAGGATGAAGATGGAAAGGATGAAAATGGAAGCGCTGTTGGTGCCCTTTTGAGTGATGACTGGGACAATGTAAGAAAAATTGctaattttcttcaaatttttcatgatCTTACCAGAGAAGTATCTGGATCACACTACGTCACAACAAACtcacattttcttaaaatttgtgAGGTTTCTTGTTATTTGAAACAATTGATATCAAGCGAAGATGATAGTGATGATCTTTTGGGTAAAATTGCTTCAAATATGAGAGAAAAATTTGATAAGTATTGGGGTACTCCAAAGAAGATgaacaaaatgatttttatttcttgCGTTTTGGATCCTCGTCACAAGTTTATTTCAGTTGACTTTGCACTTCAAATGATGTTTGGGAAAGAAGCTCCAATTTTAGAGAAAGGAGTTAGAGACTACATGGAGTTGTTGTTTGGTGAATATGTAAAGTCCCTTTCTAAAGATAAAGGTAGTCAACACTCTTCGTCTTTATCTAGTTCTTCATCTGAAAATTCCAGTTCACTACTTTCAAGTTCAGGCAGTGTTGTCCAATCGATAGGATCTTTAGGGACATTCATGGGTGATCTAATGAAACATAAAGCTGAAAATACAACAACTGTCAAAACAGAATTGCAAAAATATCTTGCTGAAGAAAATGAAGTTGAAAGCAAGAACTTCAACATCTTGTCTTGGTGGAAAATAAACTCACCCAGATTTCCCGTTCTTGCTGAGATGGCTCGAGATGTGCTAGCTATTCCCATTTCAAGTGTGGCATCCGAGTGTGCGTTTAGTACTGGTGGACGTATCTTGGATTCATTTAGGAGTTCATTAACTCCTAAATTAGTGCAAACACTAGTGTGCCTTCAAGATTGGATAAGAAGTGAATCAAAACCTATAAGTGTTGAGGAAGATATAGATGTCCTCGAACAGCTTGAACAAG ATTTGGCTAATACTAGCATTCTGGATGATTAA
- the LOC107024831 gene encoding zinc finger BED domain-containing protein DAYSLEEPER-like — MAENISTDEVVILGDESINSNVMCQTQSVQPKVAKERKKRSRAWDNFGTFADEEGNKKAKCKHCGQDYFADSVKNGTKAMLTHMLTCKKMPKVVDKSQTQIGFQSVQGGNTCDVVVVSWKFEQEQCRRALCRMVIVDELPFKFVEKEGFRNFMKVAQHHFKIPSRTTVTRD; from the coding sequence ATGGCTGAAAATATTTcaactgatgaggtagtgatcCTGGGTGATGAAAGTATTAACTCAAATGTTATGTGTCAAACACAATCTGTTCAGCCAAAGgttgcaaaagaaagaaagaaaaggtCTCGAGCATGGGATAATTTTGGAACATTTGCTGATGAAGAAGGAAATAAGAAAGCAAAGTGTAAGCATTGTGGCCAAGATTATTTTGCTGATTCAGTTAAAAATGGTACAAAGGCAATGCTTACTCATATGTTAACATGTAAAAAGATGCCCAAAGTTGTTGACAAAAGTCAAACTCAAATAGGCTTTCAATCTGTTCAAGGAGGGAATACATGTGATGTGGTTGTTGTTTCCTGGAAATTTGAGCAAGAACAATGTAGGAGAGCTTTATGCCGCATGGTAATTGTGGATGAACTACCATTCAAGTTTGTCGAGAAGGAAGGTTTTAGAAACTTTATGAAAGTAGCGCAACATCATTTCAAGATTCCTTCTCGTACCACTGTGACACGTGATTGA
- the LOC107026168 gene encoding VIN3-like protein 2 → MDASSFEGIALDPSKCSKLSMEEKRELVYELSKQSHGAPEMLQSWSRQEILQILCAEMGKERKYTGLTKLKIIENLLKIVSEKKSLEQENTSNLEMQPSSESGQRSSKRQRKAEHPSRFPIEANTSSTTNTNVSLANVVYCKNLACRAKLSGQDAFCKRCSCCICRNYDDNKDPSLWLICSSEPPFQGDSCGMSCHLECAMKHGKSCITTDKSDKGNNGTFYCVSCGKANDLLSSLKKQLIVARDTRRVDILCYRLSLSQKLSFGAENCPKLYEVLDEAVNKLEADVGPLTGLPVKMARGIVNRLSFGPAVQQLCGLAVEYIDALLSERVSEMPSNAKVKDCEVIESKLVRFEDVFPSSVTVVLSSEGSSMENVVGYTLWHRKAVETEYPVEPTRTLFSPNTRFVLSDLMPATDYVLKIVSLDSKKELGMFEVQFCTSKAENELSNLNMKSLEVERSQSPPTNCSNLSNPSSVEDETNNIVLCSNEDENRGDNCLSCCENTDKAISTDLCCTTIAFASKSHIGNEEVMVSLGDEEDSIVKVTSLPNTDAINLENKQCSDVQTTEETSTDNGSNAPLQTALEFAPFVGSVEAGLPITPCKMENVKGSLGRKGKSEHCSKDLDNGSGKEDGPQVGCSSKKRVGEWHEECAGTGDKDFEYYVKVVRWLECGEHIDKTFRQKFLTWYSLRATPQDVRIVKAFVDTLIEDPASLAGQLVDTFSDVISSKRASVVPAGFCLKLWH, encoded by the exons ATGGATGCTTCTTCCTTTGAAG GTATTGCACTTGATCCATCAAAGTGCAGTAAATTAAGTATGGAGGAAAAGAGAGAACTAGTTTATGAATTATCAAAGCAGTCACATGGTGCCCCTGAAATGCTGCAATCTTGGAGCCGTCAGGAGATTTTGCAGATATTATGTGCAGAGATGGGAAAAGAAAGGAAGTATACTGGActgacaaaattaaaaataatagaaaaccTACTGAAAATTGTATCTGAGAAGAAATCATTGGAGCAAGAAAATACATCTAATCTTGAAATGCAGCCTTCATCAGAGAGTGGCCAGAGGAGTTCCAAAAGGCAGAGAAAGGCTGAGCATCCAAGTCGTTTTCCTATTGAAGCTAATACTTCTTCAACAACAAATACTAATGTCAGTTTAGCCAATGTTGTGTACTGCAAAAATTTGGCTTGCAGAGCTAAATTAAGTGGCCAAGATGCATTTTGCAAAAGGTGTTCATGTTGTATTTGCCGTAACTACGATGACAACAAGGACCCTAGTCTATGGTTGATTTGCAGCTCAGAACCTCCTTTTCAAGGGGATTCATGTGGGATGTCATGCCACCTTGAGTGTGCCATGAAGCACGGAAAATCTTGTATTACAACTGATAAATCAgacaagggcaataatggcacCTTTTACTGTGTATCCTGTGGAAAAGCTAATGATCTACTAAG TTCCTTGAAAAAACAACTGATTGTAGCAAGAGATACCAGGCGTGTAGACATATTATGTTATAGGCTTTCATTGAGCCAAAAACTTTCTTTTGGTGCCGAAAATTGCCCAAAGCTGTATGAAGTTCTAGATGAAGCAGTGAACAAGCTTGAAGCAGATGTTGGCCCTTTGACTGGTTTGCCTGTGAAGATGGCTAGAGGTATAGTGAACAGGCTCTCATTTGGCCCTGCTGTTCAGCAACTTTGTGGCTTGGCTGTTGAGTACATAGATGCCCTTCTCTCTGAGAGAGTGTCTGAAATGCCATCTAATGCTAAGGTCAAAG ATTGCGAGGTGATAGAATCAAAGCTTGTCAGATTTGAGGATGTCTTTCCCTCATCTGTGACCGTTGTTTTGAGTTCTGAAGGGTCATCTATGGAGAATGTTGTTGGTTACACCTTGTGGCATCGGAAAGCTGTTGAAACGGAATATCCAGTAGAACCAACTCGAACGTTGTTTTCCCCCAACACTAGGTTTGTGCTCTCAGATCTGATGCCAGCTACAGATTATGTTCTCAAGATTGTTTCCCTTGATAGCAAGAAAGAACTGGGAATGTTTGAAGTTCAATTCTGCACCAGTAAAGCTGAAAATGAACTATCTAATCTGAACATGAAAAGTTTAGAAGTTGAAAGAAGTCAAAGTCCACCAACAAATTGCAGCAACCTTTCTAATCCTTCTTCAGTGGAGGATGAAACTAATAACATCGTGCTATGCAGCAATGAGGATGAGAATAGAGGGGATAATTGTCTTTCTTGTTGTGAAAACACTGATAAAGCAATTTCTACAGACTTGTGCTGCACCACGATCGCCTTTGCTAGTAAAAGTCATATAGGAAATGAAGAAGTAATGGTATCTTTAGGTGATGAGGAAGATAGCATTGTAAAAGTAACCTCCTTGCCAAATACTGATGCTATAAATCTTGAGAACAAGCAATGTTCAGATGTTCAAACAACAGAAGAGACGAGCACTGATAATGGGTCAAATGCACCTCTCCAGACTGCCTTAGAATTTGCACCGTTTGTAGGTAGTGTGGAAGCTGGCTTACCCATCACACCCTGCAAGATGGAGAATGTGAAGGGAAGCCTCGGCCGGAAAGGGAAATCAGAACATTGCAGCAAGGATCTTGATAATGGATCGGGGAAGGAGGATGGACCACAAGTTGGCTGTTCTTCAAAGAAGAGAGTTGGAGAATGGCATGAAGAATGTGCTGGAACTGGAGATAAGGATTTTGAGTATTACGTCAAAGTAGTTAGATGGTTGGAGTGTGGTGAGCATATTGACAAGACATTCAGGCAGAAGTTCTTAACGTGGTATAGCTTAAGAGCTACACCACAAGATGTTAGGATTGTCAAGGCATTTGTTGATACCCTAATCGAAGATCCAGCATCACTTGCCGGGCAGCTGGTTGATACTTTCTCTGATGTTATTTCAAGCAAGAGAGCTTCTGTAGTTCCAGCAGGCTTTTGCCTAAAGCTTTGGCATTAA